Proteins co-encoded in one Streptomyces sp. JH34 genomic window:
- a CDS encoding 1-deoxy-D-xylulose-5-phosphate synthase, whose translation MTGGMAWEALNNIGASHRPMVVILNDNGRSYAPTTGALANHLHTLKRPGAHTGVVGQDRANLFTQLGFTYLGPVNGHDIRALQDVLDQARALRRPVLVHAMTVKGWGFGPAEGDEADCLHAVGTVDVVTGKPAPTSSPPSASWTSIFSQALLELADEREDLVAVTASMLRPTGLYSMASKYPERVFDVGIAEQHAVTSAAGLAMGGFHPVVALYSTFLTRAMDQVLMDVALHRLPVTFVLDRAGITGPDGASHHGMWDASLLSMVPGLRIAAPRDSQQLAPLLSEATAHSQGPSVIRFPKGTAGPALPAVRSTGRVDILSESGIRDVLVISYGSLASLCLQAAAQLTEQGIGVSVADPRWAIPVTSELLEMASRHRLVVTVEDNCRTGGFGSNFAQALRDNAITTPVSTLGLPPAFIGHGNRSQRLADAGLTAAQITHAVLRARAGKPLEYPTTDGSTK comes from the coding sequence ATGACCGGTGGTATGGCCTGGGAAGCACTCAACAACATCGGCGCCAGCCACCGTCCGATGGTCGTCATCCTCAACGACAACGGCCGTTCCTACGCGCCCACCACCGGCGCCCTGGCCAACCACTTGCACACCCTGAAGCGCCCCGGTGCCCACACCGGCGTCGTCGGCCAGGACCGCGCCAATCTCTTCACCCAGCTCGGCTTCACCTACCTGGGCCCCGTGAACGGCCACGACATTCGCGCCCTGCAGGACGTGCTGGACCAGGCGCGTGCGCTGCGCCGGCCGGTACTCGTGCACGCGATGACCGTCAAAGGGTGGGGATTCGGACCGGCTGAGGGCGACGAAGCGGACTGCCTGCACGCCGTGGGCACCGTGGACGTCGTAACTGGCAAACCTGCCCCCACCTCCAGCCCGCCATCCGCCTCGTGGACCAGCATCTTCAGCCAGGCCCTGCTGGAGCTAGCCGACGAACGCGAGGACCTTGTCGCGGTCACCGCATCCATGCTGCGCCCCACCGGCCTGTATTCGATGGCATCGAAGTATCCAGAGCGGGTCTTCGACGTCGGGATCGCCGAACAGCATGCCGTCACCTCCGCAGCCGGTCTGGCCATGGGCGGCTTCCATCCGGTTGTCGCCCTCTACTCCACCTTCCTCACCCGGGCCATGGACCAGGTCCTCATGGACGTCGCCCTGCACCGACTGCCAGTCACCTTCGTCCTCGACCGGGCCGGCATCACCGGCCCCGACGGAGCCTCCCACCACGGTATGTGGGACGCCTCCTTGCTGAGCATGGTGCCCGGCTTGCGCATCGCCGCGCCCCGCGACAGCCAGCAACTGGCCCCGCTACTGAGCGAAGCAACCGCCCACAGCCAGGGTCCCAGCGTCATCCGCTTCCCCAAGGGAACAGCAGGCCCTGCGCTGCCGGCAGTACGCAGCACGGGCCGTGTGGACATCCTGTCGGAGTCCGGGATCCGTGATGTGCTCGTCATCTCCTACGGATCCCTTGCATCCCTGTGCCTGCAGGCAGCTGCCCAGCTCACCGAGCAGGGCATCGGGGTGAGCGTCGCCGACCCGCGCTGGGCGATACCCGTCACATCCGAGCTGCTGGAGATGGCCTCCCGGCACCGCCTAGTGGTCACCGTGGAGGACAACTGCCGCACCGGCGGCTTCGGCAGCAACTTCGCCCAGGCCCTGCGCGACAACGCGATCACCACCCCCGTCAGCACTCTGGGATTGCCGCCCGCCTTCATCGGGCACGGCAATCGCAGTCAGCGGCTGGCCGACGCCGGCCTGACGGCCGCACAGATCACCCACGCAGTTCTGCGGGCCCGCGCCGGAAAGCCCCTTGAGTACCCCACTACCGACGGGAGCACGAAATGA
- a CDS encoding polyprenyl synthetase family protein, which yields MSAQAPAAIFDQDAVRRAVDTALTDFLGLQCREAHRRGLPTQAAQALSSFLESGGKRIRPILCVAGWQAAGGTDTPAAVLKVAASLEMFHAFALIHDDIIDASDTRRGQPTVHRRISTEAAILIGDLALVFADELLHGAGLTSDQLRAALPIANTLHADTIYGQYLDISHTGRPPANAEQVLAITRYKTAKYTIEGPLLLGAALAGADPAVYSTLSAYGIPVGEAFQLRDDLLGVFGNPDDTGKAALDDLREGKATVLMALALHHATPAQHHALRRHVGNPHLSHADADQVRSILTDTGAHAAVEEMITQRRRSALTTLDTASLPPHITAALRSVAFSATRRTT from the coding sequence ATGAGCGCCCAAGCGCCGGCCGCCATCTTCGACCAGGACGCGGTGCGCCGCGCGGTGGATACCGCCCTCACCGATTTCCTGGGCCTCCAGTGCCGCGAAGCACACCGCCGGGGCCTGCCAACCCAAGCAGCCCAAGCGCTGAGCAGCTTCCTGGAATCTGGCGGCAAACGCATCCGGCCCATCCTGTGCGTTGCCGGGTGGCAGGCCGCAGGCGGCACCGACACCCCCGCCGCCGTCCTCAAAGTCGCGGCCTCCCTGGAGATGTTCCACGCCTTCGCTCTCATCCACGACGACATCATCGATGCCTCGGACACCCGCCGCGGCCAACCCACCGTGCACCGCAGGATCAGTACCGAAGCCGCCATCCTCATCGGCGACCTCGCTCTCGTCTTCGCCGACGAGCTCCTGCACGGCGCAGGCCTAACCTCGGACCAGCTCAGGGCAGCCCTGCCCATCGCCAACACCCTGCACGCCGACACCATCTACGGGCAGTACCTCGACATCTCACACACAGGACGACCTCCCGCCAATGCTGAACAGGTTCTGGCGATCACCCGGTACAAGACCGCGAAATACACCATCGAAGGCCCCCTGCTGCTGGGAGCAGCGCTCGCCGGCGCCGACCCGGCCGTATACAGCACACTGAGCGCCTACGGCATACCCGTCGGTGAAGCCTTCCAACTGCGTGATGACCTCCTGGGCGTGTTCGGCAACCCCGACGACACCGGCAAAGCCGCCCTGGACGATCTTCGAGAGGGCAAAGCCACCGTCCTGATGGCCCTGGCCCTGCACCACGCCACCCCCGCCCAGCACCACGCACTGCGCCGTCACGTCGGAAACCCGCACCTCAGCCACGCCGACGCCGACCAGGTACGCAGCATCCTCACCGACACCGGTGCCCACGCCGCCGTGGAAGAAATGATCACCCAGCGGCGCCGCAGCGCACTCACCACCCTGGACACCGCCTCCCTCCCGCCCCACATCACAGCCGCACTGCGTTCCGTGGCCTTCAGCGCGACAAGGAGGACAACATGA
- a CDS encoding 4-hydroxy-3-methylbut-2-enyl diphosphate reductase produces the protein MTNPTPAPEAAARPRRVLLASPRGWCAGVDRAVLAVETALEQYGPPIYVRHEIVHNKHVVQSLQKKGAIFVDHTDEIPEGSIVLFSAHGVAPTVHAEAAERKLATIDATCPLVTKVHKEAVRYAKEDYDILLIGHEGHEEVIGTSGEAPDHITLVDGPDDVRHVEVRDESKVVWLSQTTLSVDETMETVGALKSKFPNLLSPPSDDICYATQNRQVAVKKLAEDAELVIVVGSKNSSNSIRMVEVALDAGAPAAHLVDSASEIDEAWLEGVTTVGLTAGASAPDSLVDGVLTWLAEHGYSDVQAVQTTEETITFALPKELRRDLHSEND, from the coding sequence ATGACGAACCCAACCCCTGCGCCCGAAGCCGCTGCGCGCCCGCGTCGCGTCCTCCTCGCTTCTCCCCGGGGCTGGTGCGCGGGCGTGGACCGCGCCGTACTCGCCGTCGAGACAGCCCTGGAACAGTACGGGCCACCCATCTACGTCCGCCACGAAATCGTCCACAACAAACACGTCGTGCAGAGCCTGCAGAAGAAAGGTGCCATCTTCGTCGACCACACCGACGAAATACCCGAAGGGTCCATCGTCCTGTTCTCCGCGCACGGGGTCGCCCCGACGGTCCACGCGGAGGCCGCCGAGCGCAAACTCGCCACGATCGACGCGACCTGCCCGCTGGTCACCAAGGTCCACAAGGAAGCCGTCCGGTACGCCAAGGAGGACTACGACATCCTCCTGATCGGCCACGAGGGCCACGAGGAGGTCATCGGCACGAGCGGCGAGGCCCCCGACCACATCACGCTGGTCGACGGCCCCGACGACGTCAGACACGTCGAGGTCCGCGACGAGTCGAAGGTCGTCTGGCTCTCCCAGACCACCCTCTCCGTCGACGAGACGATGGAGACCGTCGGGGCGCTCAAGAGCAAGTTCCCGAACCTCCTCTCCCCGCCGAGCGACGACATCTGCTACGCCACGCAGAACCGCCAGGTCGCGGTGAAGAAGCTGGCCGAGGACGCCGAGCTGGTCATCGTCGTCGGCTCGAAGAACTCCTCCAACTCGATCCGCATGGTCGAGGTCGCCCTGGACGCCGGCGCGCCGGCCGCCCACCTGGTGGACTCCGCCTCCGAGATCGACGAGGCCTGGCTGGAGGGCGTCACCACGGTCGGCCTCACCGCCGGCGCATCCGCCCCAGATTCGCTGGTCGACGGAGTCCTCACGTGGCTGGCGGAGCACGGGTACAGCGACGTACAAGCCGTGCAGACCACCGAAGAAACCATCACCTTCGCCCTGCCGAAAGAACTCCGGCGCGACCTGCACAGCGAAAACGATTAA
- a CDS encoding transcriptional regulator: MAGRWMDLGALNARGLPGADALGVAIERMVTGIASSVDSERGLAARLNYLTKTDAGYEAMDRAGIHVSPRTLMAWLAEERIPNKANRSRLDAAYWELRRRNVAADLKKRLNNHGRGTRVEINPVDQTRVEGRHQRDLSSRSLNVRGVWDRAVDAWMNDDFDELDAVWDIVIEDLGSDYDAYSNVSSVGWAA, translated from the coding sequence ATGGCCGGGCGCTGGATGGACCTGGGGGCGCTCAACGCCCGGGGGCTGCCGGGTGCGGACGCCCTGGGCGTCGCGATCGAGCGCATGGTGACCGGCATCGCCTCGTCCGTCGACAGCGAACGCGGCCTCGCCGCCCGCCTGAACTACCTCACCAAGACCGATGCCGGATACGAGGCGATGGACCGCGCCGGCATCCACGTCTCACCGCGAACCCTGATGGCCTGGCTGGCGGAGGAGCGGATCCCGAACAAGGCGAACCGGTCCCGGTTGGATGCCGCGTACTGGGAGCTGCGCCGCCGCAACGTCGCGGCGGACCTGAAGAAGCGCCTCAACAACCACGGCCGCGGAACCCGGGTTGAGATCAACCCCGTCGACCAGACCCGCGTAGAGGGCAGGCATCAGCGGGACCTGTCCAGCCGGAGCCTGAACGTGCGTGGTGTCTGGGATCGTGCTGTCGATGCCTGGATGAACGATGACTTCGACGAACTCGACGCGGTGTGGGACATCGTTATCGAGGACCTCGGATCCGACTACGACGCCTACAGCAACGTGTCCTCGGTCGGCTGGGCAGCCTGA
- a CDS encoding helix-turn-helix domain-containing protein, translating into MSEENSVEALLEEARLNASIPSPAERQRLREAANLSRAQVAAAVGVGRTTVANWETGHSEPTPPGRLPYLKLLKGLAEIYPATPAAAAGPGPTADPVPPAFAAAPETLRGPDGRAIEGDPGPCIRCGVETTYQSTDGRPLHSGALCQPTGPPPTAPPAAPAASSSPAAPAPAAAPAAPAPTSPTPAPLPNRPERRARSAARAQADTTLLISRAVQEEAERAGGDEEAALKALIKRAITDVMHLFNETRATGRYDYTAYPALPDILKKPSKKDPDQIWEARPKFHHPGYSLKVPGDVKVTALDVNAAYLSALKCWLPIGKLEHSTGTDGVDPKRSGVHLITPAPWAHPHLPDPIGDRDEPGALWVTNATLRLLQRLSGPKYALTDAPVIHESWTSGATENFLDALRKLLSAARDEAIENNDTLTLEYVKAMYSKFISTMGESIHNREMVRPDWMHIIHSQAYANLWGKAYKAHQAGLDVVAMMGTDELHLTGDWRKVFAEGRGVSQMKVKHGEGKATGEYTVGQVAR; encoded by the coding sequence ATGAGCGAAGAGAACAGCGTGGAGGCGCTCCTCGAAGAGGCGCGGCTGAACGCCTCGATTCCGTCCCCGGCTGAGCGGCAGCGTCTGCGGGAGGCCGCGAACCTGTCCCGCGCCCAGGTCGCCGCAGCGGTCGGCGTCGGGCGCACCACGGTCGCCAACTGGGAAACCGGCCACTCCGAGCCGACTCCACCCGGACGCCTGCCCTACCTGAAACTGCTCAAGGGCCTGGCCGAGATCTACCCGGCCACCCCCGCAGCCGCAGCAGGTCCCGGACCCACCGCGGATCCGGTCCCGCCCGCGTTCGCCGCCGCACCCGAGACACTGCGCGGCCCGGACGGGCGCGCCATCGAAGGCGACCCCGGCCCCTGCATCCGCTGCGGTGTCGAGACCACCTACCAGTCCACGGACGGCCGCCCCCTGCACTCCGGCGCCCTGTGCCAACCCACCGGCCCTCCTCCCACCGCACCCCCGGCCGCGCCCGCCGCCTCCAGCTCACCGGCGGCTCCCGCACCGGCCGCAGCCCCAGCAGCACCCGCGCCCACCTCACCGACCCCGGCGCCCCTGCCCAACCGGCCGGAGCGCCGCGCACGCAGCGCCGCCCGCGCCCAGGCCGACACCACCCTGCTCATCAGCCGCGCCGTCCAGGAGGAAGCCGAGCGAGCCGGCGGGGATGAGGAAGCGGCGTTGAAGGCGCTGATCAAGAGGGCGATCACCGATGTGATGCACCTGTTCAACGAGACCCGGGCCACCGGCCGTTACGACTACACCGCCTACCCCGCCCTGCCGGACATCCTGAAGAAGCCGTCCAAGAAGGACCCTGACCAGATCTGGGAGGCCCGCCCCAAGTTCCACCACCCCGGCTACTCCCTGAAGGTCCCCGGGGACGTCAAGGTCACCGCGCTCGACGTGAACGCCGCCTACCTGTCCGCGCTCAAGTGCTGGCTCCCCATCGGAAAACTCGAGCACAGCACCGGTACCGATGGCGTCGACCCGAAGCGTTCCGGTGTCCACCTGATCACCCCCGCACCGTGGGCCCACCCGCACCTGCCCGACCCGATCGGCGACCGCGACGAGCCCGGCGCCCTCTGGGTCACCAACGCCACACTCCGGCTGCTCCAGCGCCTCTCCGGTCCGAAGTACGCGTTGACGGACGCTCCGGTCATCCACGAGTCGTGGACGTCCGGCGCGACGGAGAACTTCCTCGACGCGCTGCGCAAGCTGCTGTCCGCCGCGCGGGACGAGGCGATCGAGAACAACGACACCCTGACGCTTGAGTACGTCAAAGCCATGTACTCCAAGTTCATCAGCACGATGGGGGAGTCGATCCACAACCGGGAGATGGTCCGCCCCGACTGGATGCACATCATCCACTCCCAGGCGTACGCCAACCTCTGGGGCAAGGCCTACAAGGCCCATCAGGCCGGGCTCGATGTCGTCGCGATGATGGGCACCGACGAACTCCACCTGACGGGCGACTGGCGCAAGGTCTTCGCAGAGGGCCGGGGCGTCTCTCAGATGAAGGTCAAGCACGGCGAGGGCAAAGCCACCGGTGAGTACACCGTCGGACAGGTGGCCCGCTGA
- a CDS encoding DEAD/DEAH box helicase has protein sequence MQGVISLRPHQVEAVDSIIEGLALPLDGTVPEAGQRGQVHMSTGSGKTITAAVAALRMAPRGVVGVLVPTLDLLTQTVEAWRAVGHTAPAVAVCSLGADPLLEALNVRCTTNPTQLALWAGAKDGPLLVFATYASLSPQGLDDDQGDEETGAAPGALERALLGSYGQRLRPFDLLIVDEAHRTSGDLGKAWAAVHDQHRVPAVRRLYMTATPRLWEASPGGAGADETGGRLVASMDDESLYGPVLFEFGLMESVERGVLARFEIDVLEIRDPQAPGPDATMEERRGRRLAALQEALLKHADTTGVRSFMTFHSRTLDAMAFARALPEAAAELQATDPVTYPGRVGAEWLSGEHPAVHRRTVLGRFADGIDADGWVTELGVLSSCRVLGEGVDIRGKRGVGAVVFADTRSSPVEIVQIIGRGLRQDPGEGKVSRIVVPVFLEPGEDPSDMMASPSYRPLVSVLQGLRAHDERVIERLALPTTTARGKATSVVALDPVREEGDDGDGQEDGDEDQEHGPDIEAEADTVSTDEETAQAVTEDDTENGAVESEHAGAAVPLLRFSLPRDPGTVALFLRTRILHPDSEIWLTGYNALRHWARKHGSAEVALDASVELGEDRITYALGAWVSEQRRAFRLGTLKAWRADLLNELGMVWSVADAGFRRNLSAARAYHAVHGTLAAPKDAMVEGVAVGQWLANLRKAGGLGKDEVRAGERRAALEAIDPEWHPGWSVEWQRHYATARALLGEEGGLTEVLPGVLVHGCDVGAWMLRQRDAATWEALLPEQQKRLEALGLAPLPAAPAKQATAAKAGAFERGVLALEQYKNRTGSLTVPRAHIEHVVIDGEEHPVKLGVFLTNSKTRRAKLPAQKLAALAALGLEWAS, from the coding sequence ATGCAGGGCGTGATCTCACTTCGGCCGCATCAGGTCGAGGCCGTGGACTCGATCATCGAGGGCCTGGCCCTCCCCCTGGACGGCACGGTGCCTGAGGCGGGGCAGCGCGGGCAGGTCCACATGTCCACCGGCTCGGGCAAGACCATCACCGCGGCCGTCGCCGCCCTGCGCATGGCACCCCGGGGCGTGGTCGGCGTCTTGGTCCCGACCCTCGATCTCCTCACCCAGACCGTGGAAGCCTGGCGGGCGGTCGGCCACACCGCCCCGGCCGTCGCGGTGTGCAGTCTGGGCGCTGACCCGCTGCTGGAAGCGCTGAACGTGCGGTGCACGACCAACCCCACCCAACTCGCCCTGTGGGCCGGAGCGAAGGACGGGCCACTGCTGGTGTTCGCGACGTACGCCAGCCTGTCCCCACAGGGCTTGGACGACGACCAGGGCGACGAGGAGACCGGGGCCGCGCCAGGCGCCCTGGAACGCGCACTGCTCGGCTCGTACGGGCAGCGGCTGCGGCCCTTCGACCTGCTGATCGTCGACGAAGCGCACCGGACCTCCGGGGATCTCGGCAAGGCGTGGGCCGCTGTCCATGACCAGCACCGGGTGCCTGCGGTGCGGCGTCTGTACATGACGGCCACGCCCCGCTTGTGGGAGGCGTCGCCCGGGGGTGCCGGCGCGGACGAGACCGGCGGGCGCCTGGTCGCGTCCATGGACGACGAATCCCTCTACGGTCCGGTGTTGTTCGAGTTCGGGCTGATGGAGAGTGTCGAGCGGGGCGTCCTGGCCCGGTTCGAGATCGATGTCCTGGAGATCCGCGACCCGCAGGCACCCGGACCCGACGCCACCATGGAGGAGCGGCGTGGACGTCGGCTCGCCGCGCTCCAGGAGGCGCTGCTCAAGCACGCGGACACCACCGGGGTGCGGTCGTTCATGACGTTCCACTCACGGACCCTGGACGCCATGGCTTTTGCCCGGGCGTTGCCGGAGGCGGCGGCGGAGCTCCAGGCCACCGACCCCGTCACCTACCCCGGGCGGGTCGGTGCGGAATGGCTGTCCGGGGAACACCCCGCCGTGCACCGCCGCACTGTGCTGGGCAGGTTCGCGGACGGAATCGACGCGGACGGGTGGGTCACCGAGCTCGGTGTCCTCTCCAGCTGCCGGGTCCTCGGAGAAGGGGTCGACATCAGGGGAAAGCGAGGGGTGGGCGCGGTCGTGTTCGCCGACACCCGCAGTTCCCCGGTGGAGATCGTCCAGATCATCGGGCGGGGCCTGCGTCAGGACCCCGGCGAGGGCAAGGTGTCCCGCATCGTCGTGCCCGTCTTCCTGGAGCCCGGCGAAGACCCGTCCGACATGATGGCCTCCCCCAGCTACCGGCCCCTGGTCTCGGTCCTCCAGGGCCTGCGGGCCCATGACGAACGGGTCATCGAACGCCTGGCCCTGCCCACCACCACCGCCCGGGGGAAGGCGACGTCCGTCGTCGCGCTCGATCCCGTCCGCGAGGAGGGCGACGACGGCGACGGCCAGGAGGACGGCGACGAGGACCAGGAGCACGGGCCCGACATCGAGGCGGAGGCCGACACTGTCAGCACGGACGAGGAGACGGCCCAGGCCGTCACCGAGGACGACACGGAGAACGGCGCAGTCGAGAGCGAGCATGCGGGCGCTGCGGTGCCGTTGCTGCGATTCTCCCTTCCCCGCGACCCTGGGACCGTCGCCCTCTTCCTGCGGACCCGCATCCTGCACCCCGACTCCGAAATCTGGCTCACCGGCTACAACGCCCTGCGCCACTGGGCGCGCAAACACGGGAGCGCTGAGGTGGCGTTGGACGCGTCCGTGGAGCTCGGGGAGGACCGCATCACGTATGCGCTGGGCGCATGGGTCAGCGAGCAGCGCCGCGCGTTTCGGCTCGGCACGCTGAAAGCGTGGCGGGCCGATCTGCTGAACGAACTCGGGATGGTGTGGTCCGTCGCGGACGCCGGATTCCGGCGCAACCTCTCCGCGGCCCGCGCCTACCACGCCGTGCACGGCACCCTCGCGGCCCCGAAGGACGCCATGGTCGAAGGAGTGGCGGTCGGTCAGTGGCTCGCCAACCTCCGCAAGGCCGGCGGGCTCGGCAAGGACGAGGTCCGGGCCGGGGAGCGGCGGGCGGCACTGGAAGCGATCGATCCGGAGTGGCACCCCGGATGGTCGGTGGAGTGGCAGCGCCACTACGCCACCGCCCGTGCGCTGCTGGGCGAGGAGGGCGGACTCACAGAGGTCCTGCCCGGTGTCCTCGTCCACGGCTGCGACGTCGGCGCATGGATGCTCCGACAGCGCGACGCTGCCACGTGGGAGGCACTGCTGCCCGAGCAACAGAAGCGGCTGGAGGCACTGGGGCTGGCCCCCCTGCCCGCAGCACCGGCAAAGCAGGCCACGGCAGCCAAGGCCGGGGCGTTCGAGCGAGGTGTCCTCGCACTGGAGCAGTACAAGAACCGCACCGGCAGCCTGACCGTGCCCCGAGCCCACATCGAACACGTCGTGATCGACGGCGAGGAACACCCAGTCAAGCTCGGTGTATTTCTCACGAATTCCAAGACCAGGCGGGCCAAGCTCCCCGCCCAGAAACTCGCCGCACTCGCCGCACTCGGACTGGAATGGGCATCCTGA
- a CDS encoding DNA starvation/stationary phase protection protein yields MTTSSKHVSGSQPWLHQKGKVIQDFGTVKQFPLGLSYEARMYSCQRLNKALADTQILYGLYKKHHWLMRGATFYQLHLVLDKHAGEQLELVDTIAERVQSLGGVAVGDPRHVAEITSVPRPPDGVEEVPAMLSRLLEAHEAILIEAHDAAARTAALGDDGTNDLLVSQVIRTGELQSWFLAEHLVDTPLVRS; encoded by the coding sequence ATGACCACAAGCTCCAAACACGTGAGCGGCAGCCAGCCGTGGCTGCACCAGAAGGGCAAGGTGATACAGGACTTCGGGACCGTCAAGCAGTTCCCGCTGGGTCTGTCATACGAAGCCCGGATGTACTCGTGCCAGCGCCTGAACAAGGCACTGGCGGACACGCAGATCCTCTACGGTCTCTACAAGAAGCACCACTGGCTGATGCGCGGTGCGACCTTCTACCAACTGCACCTGGTGCTGGACAAGCACGCGGGCGAGCAACTGGAACTGGTCGATACCATCGCCGAACGTGTTCAGTCCCTCGGGGGTGTTGCCGTGGGTGATCCCCGGCACGTAGCGGAGATCACGTCCGTCCCACGGCCCCCGGACGGTGTGGAGGAGGTGCCGGCGATGCTGTCCCGGCTGCTGGAGGCGCACGAAGCCATCCTCATCGAAGCACACGACGCCGCCGCACGGACCGCCGCGCTGGGTGACGATGGCACTAACGACCTGCTCGTCTCACAGGTGATCAGGACCGGCGAGCTCCAGTCCTGGTTCCTGGCCGAACACCTGGTCGACACACCCCTCGTCCGCTCCTGA
- a CDS encoding helix-turn-helix domain-containing protein, which translates to MAPYVQEGSAPGSFHTTDSLPTQHRRAYWREALSQTFGAVSMTVPDEVCSGAIRATPLGRLQAVTVDGDCLSAVRTRQLVSQDDQDEYVVVKLLEKGVARLEQDGREALLSAGDIFVYDMARPLQLHLPQPFRTKSLVLPRDVLGLRESETAHVTACPLGPDTSLGGLLSPFLAGLVDGAGNYQPRTSELMARNIVDLLGVLADEVSGRPAEETPGGNRALLLRIQAFIDRHLADPNLTPQTIARAHHISLRYLHKLFESEDATVGRWTQRRRLEECRRDLGLHGNATIAAVAHRWGFTSAAHFSRVFRATYGMTPREWRGTRRGRSRHSQDSPMSESDARFSLMP; encoded by the coding sequence ATGGCGCCGTACGTCCAGGAGGGAAGCGCACCGGGCAGCTTCCACACCACTGATTCACTGCCCACTCAACACAGACGGGCGTACTGGCGCGAGGCCCTGTCCCAGACTTTCGGTGCCGTGAGCATGACCGTCCCCGACGAGGTGTGCTCCGGAGCGATCCGCGCAACACCGCTCGGCCGGCTCCAGGCCGTCACGGTGGACGGCGACTGTCTCTCCGCCGTGCGCACGCGCCAGCTCGTCAGCCAGGACGACCAGGACGAGTACGTCGTCGTCAAGCTGCTGGAAAAAGGAGTAGCCCGCCTGGAACAGGATGGCCGTGAAGCACTCCTCAGCGCCGGGGACATTTTCGTCTACGACATGGCGCGTCCCCTCCAACTGCATCTTCCCCAGCCCTTCCGAACCAAGTCACTCGTCCTGCCAAGAGACGTCTTGGGCCTGAGGGAGTCCGAGACGGCGCACGTCACGGCCTGCCCGCTCGGCCCCGACACCTCCCTCGGCGGCCTGCTCTCGCCCTTTCTGGCCGGGCTCGTGGACGGCGCCGGCAACTACCAGCCCCGCACCAGCGAGCTGATGGCCCGCAACATCGTGGACCTGCTCGGTGTGCTGGCCGACGAGGTCAGCGGACGGCCGGCGGAGGAAACGCCCGGCGGGAACCGGGCACTGCTGCTACGGATCCAGGCATTCATCGACCGTCATCTCGCGGACCCCAATCTGACCCCGCAGACGATCGCCCGGGCCCATCACATATCCCTGCGCTATCTGCACAAGCTGTTCGAGAGTGAGGACGCCACGGTCGGCCGGTGGACCCAGCGGCGTCGTCTGGAGGAGTGCCGACGCGATCTGGGACTGCACGGAAACGCCACGATCGCCGCAGTCGCACACCGCTGGGGTTTCACCAGTGCCGCCCATTTCAGCCGGGTTTTCCGGGCCACCTATGGAATGACCCCCCGTGAGTGGCGCGGTACCCGGCGCGGCAGGTCGCGCCATTCGCAGGACTCGCCGATGTCTGAATCCGACGCGCGCTTCTCTCTCATGCCGTGA